A window from Scyliorhinus canicula chromosome 19, sScyCan1.1, whole genome shotgun sequence encodes these proteins:
- the LOC119954492 gene encoding histone-lysine N-methyltransferase EZH2-like, with product MESETSQNKPLANLSMDLRKRVKSEYMRLRQLKRFRRADEVKEMFICNRVKIRNRTEILNKDWKKLRIQPMIAATLGAAGSAKRKCTAESLFLGFKSQMVTQKMLSTVAISPVMYSWAPLQQNFMVEDETVLHNIPYMGDEVLEQDGVFIEELINNYDGKVHGDRGQCLSCQYLVQHSIKYIYIGYTVQKEVRKVLSVRLFRHAQSPSPSTRCPRSDCGGKETTSMRNVPLQRQSGQR from the exons ATGGAATCTGAAACTTCTCAGAATAAACCGTTGGCCAATTTATCGATGGACTTGCGGAAACGGGTCAAGTCCGAATACATGCGCCTACGGCAACTGAAACGCTTCCGGAGGGCAGATGAAGTGAAG GAAATGTTTATCTGTAACCGCGTCAAGATCAGGAACAGAACTGAAATTCTCAACAAAGACTGGAAGAAGCTGAGAATTCAGCCAATGATTGCAGCAACACTGGGAGCTGCTGGTTCTGCTAAACGCAAG TGCACGGCTGAGAGCTTATTCCTGGGCTTCAAGAGTCAGATGGTCACACAGAAGATGCTGAGCACAGTGGCCATCAGTCCGGTCATGTACTCCTGGGCTCCACTCCAGCAGAATTTCATG GTGGAGGATGAGACAGTCTTGCACAATATCCCATATATGGGAGATGAGGTCCTGGAACAGGATGGAGTTTTTATAGAAGAACTGATCAATAACTATGATGGAAAAGTACATGGAGACAGAGGTCAGTGCCTGTCCTGTCAGTACCTCGTTCAACATTCCATCAAATATATTTACATAGGATATACGGTACAGAAAGAGGTGAGAAAGGTTCTCTCCGTCAGATTATTCCGACATGCCCAGAGTCCCAGCCCCTCCACACGTTGCCCTCGAAGTGACTGTGGTGGTAAAGAGACTACCTCCAtgaggaatgtgcctttgcaaagacagTCTGGACAGAGATag